The Buteo buteo chromosome 15, bButBut1.hap1.1, whole genome shotgun sequence genome includes the window ACTTAGTTTGTAATAATTCTGTTTAGGAAGCTTTAATTTAGGTAACTCTAAACCTCCAAGCTTCCTGTGATCTTTTCTGTTGTAGCTCCTTCTGTGTTCTGGTATATGTAAAGCTTAAATGTTACTGGATCGTCCCTTTCCAATTTATTTCCATCCCCACCAGACAGCATCTTGCCTTTTCTGCAGCCAGCAAAGACCCAACAAGACAAGGGACAGGCAGATTCACCAATGAAAATACCAAAGCTTGTAACATaacaataaaacaataaaatactggggagggagaggaaagagaattaCATGCACCGCATAATCCAGACAGAGGACAGGAAAGATCCCTACGTTTGAGAAAGCTCAGATTGGTGGATTAGGAactcaaagaaagaaacacattaCCGAAGGACAAATTCATCCCTCTCTGGCAGTTTTCTCTAGGACATAGCAGGCTCTGTGCAATGGGAGTGAATACTTTGTGAGCTGAGTGAACTGTATACAGATACTTGTATTCCCCAAGGAGCTAAAACCAGGACTGCCTGACTGGGGACTCGGTGGGGTAACACCCTTCTCTCGAGTACCTCCCCAGCCCCTACAAGTCAATTTGGCTTGTCACAGCATTTATAAACATGAATCCCAGccaattaccttttttttgtgaGGATGTATCTTTTTGAGAAAATATATACAAGTGTGCTTAACTTTACATGTATTTCGGGGAAGCCTGTGATCAGTTGGTCTAATAGAAAACCTGTGAATAATAAAAACCGTTCTTGAGAAATATTGAGACAAGACCAAAACGTGTATCACAGATTGCATGTGCTGCCCACCAAGTTTGAAGACTTGAATACACACATTCATAAAAAGTACAGTACAGCCAAGACACTCTCCTCAGATTGTGTTTCTGGACAAGccattatttttacagcagaatTGACTGAGTACTGAAAAGATAAGTGGAAAGGCTCAGGCAAGTTAGACTAGAGAAGGTGGTGTTATTATTAAAAggaacttatttaaaaaaataatcacacaaGCATGCACATGAAAAGATACGTTGGTTCTGACTTACTCATCCCCTAAATACCTTATTTAGGGTCAAGTCAGGTCGATCAGTTTGATTTTGTCTCTGAAAGTCTGATTCACTCTAGCAACTATGAAGGTCAACATCCAGCTCTTTGATATGTAACAGAATTGGGAAAGAATGGGAGAGTAAGAAAGGACAGCTTAATATGAAAGATGCCAAAAAAATTTCATCATGCTTTCTCATAGTTCAGAGCAGTGATAGCCAAGGTGAGCAATGTTAGAAAAGTGGTATTTTTACTCTGGgatctggaaaaagaaaaaaagtacagttaAGATCATACACTTAGACATCTctctggtgttttctttttcttctgaaagtttcTGAACTTTTTTCATGGTGTCTTTTAGGAAGCCTGTGCTGCGATATTGTGTATTATTAATCCTCAGACTGTTACTGGggaaatttttgtgtgtgtcaggCTAATTGGATCTATACATATATTCAGCAGCCAAGAAAATGTAGCCCAGGGCACAGTTCTAAGAGTAGATAGTTCTGAGCTACCTTCCCAATGGAGAAGGTAAAACATGGTCTGTACGCCTGGAGTCTCAGAAAGGATTGTGTAACCTAGAAATGTAATAatgagaatttaattttcacCTGTTTCATCTGTCTGCTTATTGTTTGAATAGTCATTTCTCTTACAGTAGcatgaacaattttttttttcattctgccaAAGCTGGCACACTACTAAGCTTTCTTTGTTAACCTTAAAACCATATAAGTTTAAAACgctaaaataatgaaaaatagagTGGCAAGGGAAGTGGAAGAGATGGAGTGCTCATTGCCTGTCTAGCAGAAAATGTCCCCCATATTTTTTGGGTGACATTTAGAACAATCCAGCTCAGTGGAAGCCAGGATAGTGTTCCCATGTCCTCAGCTCCAGGAGGCTTTCCCAtcctttaaagcaaaatataaaaaaatcatagctACCATTTCTAATAACagtaactggaaaataaatttcacatgaacctgaaatagaaaaagaagtttaCATGAAATCTCTGCTGGGGAAAGATACCTAAATTTGTGTATTGCCTAAACACAAATCAAAAGTAGGGCTGCAGTAAGGTAGCAATATTGTACATCAGTATAATACCTAACTCCAGAAAACATTGATTTAAGGATGGTAATTAAGCACTACAGTAATAGAATCAGACAAGAAAAGCACAGTTTTGAGTGTGTTAACTGCTAGCAGTCCGTGACTTCATATTACCacttcattttctaaaatttatcattttttcACATTAGTGAGAAGTAATAGATGttgctcattttattttcttataaaatacCCATAGGGAGAATGAAAGAGATCTTCAAATACTTCCAAACACTTTCTGTTAATTTTAGCCCTAGAGAAGATGCGTAGCtctctttttgcattttcctaGAGAAAGACAGCATAGGCAATATAGGCACGTAGTTGACACCTTTTGGCAGCTCGTGATGTGGACGTGCCTGCAACAAATCACACATACAGACTGAACAGCAGATGGGAATTTCCCTGTTACCTTTGTTAAGCGGTCCCAGAAATCGGTGCTAGCAGCTGACCGTGGGTCTTGTTTGGTTTCATCCTCCTactgctcctgcagcagaaaaaaatccagaattgCTGGCAGACCCGTGGCCTGCGTACACCGCCCCGTGAGCTCTCGGCAGCAGTGCCAACCTccagcctccagctgcaggCTCCAGGGACACATTTTGTGGTTACCCTGCCAGAACAATCTTTTGTCATTTGTTATGtgtttaaataacatttcaagGCTCTGTCTATAAATACTGATCACTTTGTAGTACGAAGCTCTTTTTCCCAGCTTGCATTTACCCCACGTGCCCTCCCACCGGGGCTGTCGCCTGCCACACAGCCCACAAGCTGCCACCGCTGCCGAGACAATCAGCGGACTCTGAGATGTGGTTGATTGCGAGAACAAGAACGGCTGCACCGTCTGCTTCGGTTGCACAAAGAAACGCACGTTTACCGCCTAGCTCATCGCAGGATTTTTATAATTTAGACTATTTAAACCACTGGCCTTCCTTCAATATTCTTCATAATTCCTGTGGGTGGGAAAGCATGTGGGCGGGAAAGCATGTGggcttttaaaagattttgatCGCTCCTTATGCTGCCTTCCAGATGCCCACCACTTGGTTCACATCTTGGTAGCAGCCCCAGGCACATGGCAGCAGCAGACGCCTTACCAGTGTTGCAGAGAGCAGACTGATTTCTTCACATGCTGTAAAGCATAGTTCACTGTGCTGTGAGGTTTCTCATCCTTGTAGGCATCAATATTCATCTCAAGCTAAGCTGTACCCCATTTCCCAAACCTTCTTCTGAGACATCCATCCAGGCAGTTCTTACTCTTTCAGTCATGCAGCTGGCCAAACCCACCTATGCAGAAAGGCTACCACCGAGGGCTACTCCCccactctccttttttttaagatttttggTTCTACTAGAGAGTTATGAGTATGCTGGCCCTTCCCTTCCAGTTTGTCTCAAATTTAACAAGCATACTATGGTTCTCCAGGATAGCAATGAAAAATTCCAAACAAACTTAATATACAAGAGGCTTAAAATAGTACTGTAGTGGGAAgctcattttcacattttggaaaACCTACCATTTCCttgagaagagaaacaaaaggattattttgatggaatttctttttttttttttttagcagctcTATTCGTTACAGAGTCAACACCAGACCATCAGCGTAATAACCCACAAGTAGCAACTTGACAGGAAAGCTACAAAGGCACAAATCGCCTTAGGAACATAAAACCTTACTAGGAATGCACAGCTACCACTGGTTCCCAGAGATGTTCTTCCCCACTAATTGCAATAGTCAAATTAGTAAGAGGCATCAGGGTAGCTTACACGTGGTTCTCATGCTCACCAGCTTAGAGATGCTTCCTAGAAGCGGTTCTCATAGAGCAGGCATTTTCACTGACAGCACTAGCTACTTTGGATATAAGGCTTGTTCCTAAATACATGACAGCAGCTAATAGTTATTACTGGGTATCCCTGCCCAATTCTAAACCACAATcaaatttttctccccccaagACAACTGTGGATCTCCAGTTGCATTTGTGGTTGTCCATGTCACAGCAAGCTGATAAACACCACCTCAGCCACTGAAAGAGAAGGACTTTGGAAAGGATCATGATCAAACCACTAGCTTTATCAGCCATTTGCTGTGTCTCTGCATATGCAGAGAGCTGTCATACAGTTCTGCCACTGAAACAGAGCAGGTGAGCACTCCTCAACCATGTTATTGCTAAGGCACATAACCTAGTTTAAGGCACACAGTTCAAATTGCTGCCAGAAAGTCTGGAGTGACCCAGTAGAAATGACATtggagcagagctgacagcTCTCCCAGAAACCAGAGTATTAACTGAGCTTTAGAAGCAGCAGCTACTGACACCCCGACatgaaggagcagcagcaactTAAAACTCAGCCATGCCTACAGCTTTTGCCTCATTTTCTGAGAGAGATCTTAACATAAGATATTGAAAGATACCCACCTACCCCTTTAAGTCTGTAAAAATCGTGGTTGTCTAGGCGGAAGTGGTCATGTGCAATTGTGGCTTCCTTTAGAGCTGTGTACAGGAATGCTAACAACCATCCTTTAAACACATCTATTCCTGTATCCCAGATGAGGAAAGACACTCTCCAGAGAAAGGACAGTGAAACCCTGGAGCAGGTTGCACAGAGGCTGTagaatctctgtccttggagatgcTCCCTGTGTGATTGTCCAAGGCCCTGGGCACCCCAATGTAGCTCTGCAGTGGCACTGCTCTAAGCAGAAAATTCGACCAATtgaccttcagaggtccctcccaactCGAATTATCCTACAAGTGTTTGAAACCTAATCCACTTAACCTGGCATGTACTTCTGAACTAGATCTGCGCCCACCCTACAGACATGGGGCAGTCCTATTTTCAAACTACGAAGAGTACAATTCGTAGAGACATGCAGTCTCTATGCATTTCGCCTGTCCTCGAGCTTACAGAGTGTGCTGGAGAAATTATTCCTAAAGACTGTTAAAAACTGACAAAAATTAGTAGGAATTTGAAGCTTTTGTAAGCACTGCCTTTAGTATCTTCAGTATTTCTGGCTTAACAGGGTCCAGTTCAGCCTAGATCAAATTAGCAGTCAACTGTCAGAGTATGTCCATTTAACACTGTAACATTTTTCAATTAGTAGAGAAATTCTAGCACTGCACTAGTACAGTTAGCGTTAACACTTACTGTGCCCCTCCTCCACTTTACTATTTGCTCTAGAACACGCTCAAATTCTCCAAtaaaattttttccttattttatgcTAAAGAACTGATAGCTTTATTTATCCTAATGACTCAGAACAAGCTGGCTTTAGCCACCTGAAACAGGAGGCAATGTTGGAAGATTACCAAGTCTTAATCATGATTAACATATATATGTTGATTTCATGGGCAGCGAGATAAATACACAATCACTTGCTAACCATATTTGCATGCTTagaaattttcattcttttcaggaaatatGATGTTCCATTAAGCTGTAGCAGAGAaaagccactggaaaaaaaaatatctattagATGAAGGTGCTGAGTTCAACTGAGAGTACTTCTAAGCCCCTGAAGCTGCAGAGGACAATGTTACCACTTCTACATAGTAAAACCTGTCACCTTTGGATGGCGATCAGGAACCAAATTCCTCCAATTCCAGATGTATTACAGTCAACTTCCAGCAGTTGACAGCAAAGATACAGCATAACCATCAAGTCCTCAACATTCATTTCCACACAGGTTTAATCTAATCCTAATAATTTATTACAAGATTAACTTGCTCTACTAAAGCAGGAAGAGGAAATTCCTATAATAAAGACGAGTTATCACTTTCCCATAGGGATTCAGGGCATTTAACTCACCTTTGAATTACTAACATAAACCACATACAAAGAAAAGAGGCTCAAAGTTCAAAGACCTGCATATTAATCAACTCAATATACATTTACTGAAAGTAAAGGCACTCTGACGTAGAACACATGATACAGTACAGACCACAACACAACATAAAAACTGCTTTATTGATTGCAGTTAACATGTTACAATTGAATCATTATTCCAAGCATTAAGCTAGCTGCTTATAATAAGTATAAGCTGCCATTGGAGTCACATGGAATTGGACGAAGAGATGCTAGTCACTGAGGCGTCTTGAACTGGAATCAATTCTGCTTCTTGGGCATTGAAACGACAAGCAGCTTGTAAACAACATAGGCTGTTCCTGAAttaacagacagaaaagaagtTTTCAGAATGGTAAACAGAATTCCTTTCAAGTCAGCTTGCCTTTCCCAGTTCATTCCAGAAGAAATATTGACAATAAGCAGCTGCAATTCAGACGTAACACATTTCCATAGCCACATCtcaatgatttattttttttggcaatacatattttagagaaaaaaatccttaaatacCTCTCCATAGActgcataaaaatacagaaacgggaaaaaaaaaaggggagaggcATGTTTGTAGAACCTACACAGACGATCATAAATTAATGGTTACTCATTCTTAAAGTAACTGAACTGAAAATCTGTTAGATCAACATCTTTAAATTAGAGGGTATTACAAAATTATGTAACAAGCAATGTAAAGGTTAAACATATACAGTATCATGAAGTTTGGATATATTCTGCTAGATTTCACAGTACGTGAAACCTCAGCACAGCAAGTATCACCTAGCACTAAAAGGAGTCAGGCTAGTGAGAAAACTGATATATGTATGTGCTATAATTACATTTTACTCCTTTTCAGAGTAAGCTTTCTAAGTAGTTCTAGTTTTCTCTCACATCATACATGAATTCTGAACGAGTATTCAGCCCATAGTAGAATTAGTCAGGGCAAAAAAAGCCATCTGAAAAGCTAAATTTGAGAAAgcacaaataaatatatagtaTGCCCAAATGTGGGGGGTTTTCCCCCACTCTATGTGCATTTTGCATGTTCTAAAGAACAGACTAAAGGAACTGCATAACTAATTTACAGAGGAAACACCAGTCATGTTGGAGATtgtagaagagaaaaagtattttaatattagcGCATTGGAAATCGTACcaaagcataaatattttagtattaGCCTTACCAAAAACCGTAAGACCCATGGTGACTCTATACAACAGAGCATCCATTAAACCACCTTTAAGATGCACCGGGATGCCATTATCCTCCTAATGGAAACAAGTgataaaaagaaactatttaaaTACAGTCCTTGCAATATTGTGTTAATCTAACTAGAATTACGCAGAACAAGAATTACTTCCCCAAACTATCTCCCCAACTTCCAAAAGATACTGAACCTTATTTAGATTCCACTTTTTCAAGCTTTCACTCTGGTATCAGGTGATACTAGGGTATCAGGTGATATACTAGGGAAGTACAGTAAATGATGTGCACATTCATTTCTAAAGCAGTGACTGGTAGATGCCTAAGCACTTCTGACGCCAGTTGCCAGCCCCCTCGGCTGTACAGGATATAATTACCATCCCTAGAAACTTCCCATCGTCTCCAGCATAGTCAATCCCTGCTATAGGGAGCAACAAGGGGAGGAGCCTCTACTGCCAGCTGGTGTCATACAGGAAATTGTTTTGCTCCACCTGAAGTAAAACTCCTAGACACCAGACCCACATGATCTTTACCCTTGTCAGCAAGTTCACGCTGCTCTGGAATTCAAGCTGGCCTCCAGTGCCGGGTGACCCGCAACCCAGCCCAGCTTAACTTGCTGCCCCACAAGAaaggaatgggaggaagaagagataCGCCTAGAGATCTCcaccagcagaaacaaaacctctGACCTCACCCATCACCAACATCCCACTTCCCCTTGGCTCACAATGAACACTGTCCTCCTTGGGCAGTGTCCCAACAAGACTGGCTTTCTCTTTCAGGGGAAATGAAAGCAACAAGACACAAACACTATTAAACTGGGGCTTCTAATatactttttccctttcacatCACTGAAGCCCAGGCTAATCTATCCTCAGTATGAAGCTACTGCTCCAGGTTATGGCTCACAGTTGGGAGTATGTTCTTGAGTATCCACTGCTTTGGCATTTGAAGAACCACTAGTTCTCACTAGGTGGCCCTATCAATCAGGAAGAGAgtaattcagaaattatttttaaagattcaaTAATTTTCTAGGAGAGAACCCAATCCCTTAAGACCTTCACTGTTTTCATAACTGAGAAGTACAATAATATATCCTCATTAAGAATTACAGGGCTCATCTATGAGCTATGAATATAACCGTAAGATTGCAGGTTTAACTGTTCACTGTACTTCTGACCTCTCACTTGCTGTTTTTGTCTATTTCTTCTTAGGACATACTCCCCAATCTCATCTCATTTCAGAGTACTTTGTCTTTATCTTTGTACAGTATCTACTACTCATAAGAAACTCAGGTACAAATCATTTCACAGGGTAAAAGAAACCCCTAAAGAGTCAGCAAGTCAAGTATGCAGGTACAAATACTCTTAATCTCTGTAGAAAATAACTGCAGATTTCAAACACCGTAGTCATACAACTGATTTCAAGGGCTCACCTCAGATGTAAAGAGGACTTTCACCAGTtctttagaaacaaaatgtatGCAATTGTGATCTACTAAAACCTTGTTACTCTACTAACATCATTCTACTGTCAGTGCTCACTTAATACCTGAAAAAGCTTCTGCTTCTCATGAACTCTATTTTCAAACTGCCTGCGTGAAGCAGTGCTTATGGTCCTCTGGGAAATTTGGCGAAGACcctgaaataaaagataaacagtgttttaaaaagttgaCATTTTTCAGCTATATCCACACTGGGTAGAAATAGTTTCTTTTATAGGTAAGATAGAAGCAGAAGGtacaggaagaaaggaaagtctttaaaaaacaaacaaacaaaagttcACGAAAGCCCACTGGTTTTGAATTCAGTCAATCTTTCAACAGACTATGTAAAAGACTGACTGACTGGTTacctaaaaaggaaaaactcagGAAAATTACTTTCAGTTAAGATACAACAGATTTACGGATCTGCAGCGTAACCTTCGCAACCAGCATCCTTTGGGGGGAAAACTTGACCTCTGCCCCTTAGATCTCAGTTTTAGTCACCATTCGCCATGTCTGCCCTAGCAATGGGGACAATAATATTTAAGACAAACATACTTGTGCAGACAAGGACCTTCTGCCATAGCTGCAGTTCACCTGCTAGCAACCAACACAGGAACTTCACAGGGCTGAAGAAGgcacccctccaccccccgAGTTTGAAGACACCCTGCTGTGTCCTAAGCTAGGATCTGTTTCCATAGTCAGATCATACGGGTGCTCCTTAGCACAGGTCAGGCCACCAAAACCAATGATCTACAATTCTTCCGATACCTCCAAGTCTGCCTTCGCTGACACGCCAAATCTCAGAGCGAAGAACCAGCCGCACGTCTAAGCTGCCAGCAGTCTCCTTCAAGCAACACTGATAACATTGATCCTCTCCCCCAGAATTAACACCGCTAAAAACGCAGCCACGGGGCAAACATCCAGATGACGCAAGCTGCAAGTAACAGAGccccacaccccctcccctcagccaccccccaaaaaacacgCTATAAAATTTATCTCCTCACAGACGGGCTCAGCTCCCACCCCTTCAAGTACCTAACGCTCAGCACTAGGTGGAGCGAGTGGGCCAGGACCTGAAATGTAACACTGTcgcgtgtgtgtgtccccacacaccccccctcccctcccctcagccccttcAGCAGCACCCGCCGTTAGCGCGGCCTGCAGGGAGTCACCGGGCGGCCGAGTCCCGCAGCCCGGCCGGGCACCGACAGCCCCTGAGGGACACCCGCCCGGCTCGGCAGCCCCGCGGTGGGCTGACACAGCGGTAGCgggctcctctcctctcctctcctcttctcccctccccggtccggcccggcccggcccggcggcctCACCAGCAAGTTCCGCCACATCTCGGCTCTTGGTCCCCTCACCTCCCGCCGGCAACAAGGGCAGCGGAAGCGGAAGCAGCTCCCCCCTCCACCCGCGGTACCACAGAGGCAGGCGCCCAGAGCGCCGCCGCAAAGCCTAcagcgccgccccgccccgccagcCGCGTCAGTCCTCCcggcgggggaggggagaagatggCGGCGGGGTGGGCGGAGAAaatggcggcgggggggccAAGATGGCGGCAGTGGGCACCGGGGAGGAGCGGTCTGGTGAGTGAGCACGTCCCGGCCGGTCTAAGGCAGGCTATTCCCCTCCTCACACTCCTGCCACAGTCTTTCGCGGTGCCGCAGCGCAGAAGGGTCTCCGGCCCGAGGCGGGGGAAGGCAGCGGGAGGGGGCCGCTGCGCAAATGAGCCGTCTGCGGGCGGGTGAGGGGGGTCAGCCCAGGCCCCGCACCCCCTGCGAGGCAGGAGTTTTGTCCGGTGGTCGGTCCGATGGGGCGTTCGTCCTGTTTGGGACACCCGGGAACCAGAGACGAGCTCCCCACAGAACCGCGGGATCCTGTGGCTGCCGGCCGCTTCCCTGCCTCCAGAGGAAATCCGTGAGAGAAACATCCCTCAGAGCTGCTGCGTACAGATTTTAACATCCCCTTTCATTAAAAACTTCCAGAGGTGCGGAGGGGCTGGAAGCGTGTCCTGGAGGGTACCACGGTGGGTGAATTCTGTTGACACGGACTCCCCCGAGGTCCCCTTTGGCCGTCACTGGGGCTGGACGCTGAACGGGGCAGAGACTGGGTCTGACCCAGCCGAGGGCTCTTAGACCCTTGGGAGAGATGTGGCATCCCTTGTTGAGGcactacacagaaaaaaaacccaaagctgaaACGTGCACCTGCCCCCAACTCCGTTAGTAGCAGCGATACAGAGCACTCAgcctgtgaaaaaaagaaaccccaactTGAGTTTTGTGTTTTACAATATGTAATTGCAGATGGTGGAGTAATGCCAGATTTGTATGAAACACAAGCCTATTTGATTCTAAAGGAAGATTCTATTTGACCTTCAAGAAAGTGCTCCGAGAAACCCGTATTTCTTCTGCATTGCAGATCTAGCCCTGTAATTGTGTCTTCTTGTGCTTCAATGTTAGGCTGAAATACAATGCTGTCAGGAACACTATTTCCTAGCTTTGCTGCAGTTGCAGTGCACTCAGTTTTTGTCATTACGCTGCTTTTGTACTGGTGCCAAACCTCATGATGAATAATGTGTGTCAAACACAGCAAATCAGTGCTCAATCTAGTATGGAAATAACAAGGATCACATCTTAAAGCACAGCACTTCTCAATCTGATGAGCTGCcccagaaaaaaactaaaaatgcaaagatgaaGAAGTATTTATAGGTATAGTCTTAGCTGAgtagaatattaaaaattccATTTAGAAAGCATAGTCATGGAGAAATATGTGTTGTAACGAAGGAGGAAATTGGATGCATTATTTAACAAATAGTTTTCAAACACTCAAGCAGTGCTATTACAGAGTAATACTTAGAATACATTACTACTACTGCAAGATAGATTTCCATTCATTCCTCTTGCAATCTTTCATCTTACAAGTGCATATAATATTTCTATTCTGATTTTTATATGCTCAGTTGTATTCAGATACTGGTAAAAGGATCATAATCCCCCGAGAAATTATTACTACTTCATTTCTGCTGTGTGGACTACTTCCTGATATAGCTGAACCTGTGCTTCAGTGCTATTGTCTGTCAAAACACACTTTACAACAGAAAGGCCATACTTAAAAGTTGTCATGTGGGTTACATACCAATCAAAGCTACAAGATGCCTGCTCAGAGCAAGCACAGCTGGGGTCCTCAGTGTTGATTAAtttatgaagaaatgaaaacttgaGGGAAAGGGAAGTGGCAACTTGCCACCTCAGGGTAAGGGTATTTCACTAGAAGCAAACTCAGACTGCTTTTTCCTAACTGGACAGACTAACTTTTGCATGTATTGTAttgaagaataataaaattgttAATCAAAACTCATCATTAAACAGTTTTGTTTACACCAGAATGAAAACAAGGCTGTTAATCTATATGTTAAAAGGCAttcaacaacaataaaaaaattttacCTCTTAAACCAATAATAGAAGGGTACATAAACCCTGCTAAAGAGATCACAGAACAATTAACATTCAACCCAACTGTGGAAGTGGAAACCCCTGgtgcagcagaagagctgaaaatgacaattttttaaaCCTCCTCCTGAGTCTTGCCTGCCcactggtttaattttttttcttgcaaacaaaataattgaCTAACCCAGTTAAAACCTACATTGTGTATGAAGAGAAAACACACTGTATTCTATCTTAGTATA containing:
- the COX7A2 gene encoding cytochrome c oxidase subunit 7A2, mitochondrial, producing MWRNLLGLRQISQRTISTASRRQFENRVHEKQKLFQEDNGIPVHLKGGLMDALLYRVTMGLTVFGTAYVVYKLLVVSMPKKQN